A region from the Gossypium hirsutum isolate 1008001.06 chromosome A08, Gossypium_hirsutum_v2.1, whole genome shotgun sequence genome encodes:
- the LOC121204870 gene encoding protein REPRESSOR OF SILENCING 3, translated as MAADPTATTMTRIHVGGLGQSVNSDDLRKIFSAVGTVEGVDIVRTKGRSFAYVDILPSTSNSISKLFSTYNGCAWKGGKLKLEKAKEHFLTRLKREWAEAEAEDEANEGSHQAKPSSSDSNNSKNKVQVSQNNQLRIFFPRLSKIKSLPFSGTGKHRYSFQRVEAPAFPLHFCDCVEHSGRFNAVKQKEVRHHGEINDGMNEEELSLMSSVMNKLFERENISNISRSAIVKERDNFIEPVEDSPSNEEENDDDDDDLIINVVSNAKKRTAMSGIRESKKVSTEKTRLSENKVSKDGAIPSASKLQKKNALHAEKKRKPNRDDKHEIPSLSSQLRMNSQCDEIEAGFEEDDETDDDLVINVASTENKGKALSGSTKRAKVSPKQNFKLSETQSNENECEEKKDRLLPRKKMKLISTKERDGNEAVSTVPAEKGPLIAQMTEQDCSLKPSSTSCLWSQKSSWKALVGGRGDSAFSLSNILQNADTTEEQHVFDDPKVDNTLDSKNDKLSTPENSEGMSDKMEIANAIAEAQSNKPSMTSSNTGRGSSWLHKSSWIQLVSDKSKSFSISQILPGTTTSQELAKPTGEDVVQSADGNYTNEMDQFTTEGVGKGDFVESIPETNPQTLEGSNDTSLPAVENISNFEPVKGFAVDTSTVGTCSFMRSSTSLKEWAKTKAALKGSRKKKTKGDSI; from the exons ATGGCGGCCGATCCCACAGCCACAACTATGACAAGAATACATGTTGGAGGTTTGGGGCAAAGCGTTAACAGCGATGATCTGCGGAAGATATTCTCCGCCGTGGGAACGGTGGAAGGAGTGGACATCGTAAGGACCAAAGGTCGCAGTTTCGCATACGTCGATATCCTCCCATCTACCTCAAACTCCATCTCCAAGCTATTTAGCACG TATAATGGGTGCGCTTGGAAAGGGGGCAAGTTGAAGCTTGAAAAGGCTAAAGAACACTTTCTTACTCGCCTGAAACGGGAATGGGCTGAGGCAGAAGCTGAAGATGAAGCTAATGAAGGAAGCCATCAAGCTAAGCCTTCTTCTTCAGATAGCAACAATAGCAAAAACAAAGTTCAGGTTTCTCAAAACAACCAGCTTCGGATCTTCTTTCCTAGATTATCAAAG ATAAAATCGTTGCCATTTAGTGGGACTGGAAAGCATAGATACAGTTTCCAACGTGTTGAAGCCCCTGCTTTTCctctacatttttgtgattgtGTAGAGCACTCTGGTCGTTTCAATGCTGTGAAACAAAAAGAAGTTCGACATCATGGGGAAATAAATGATGGCATGAATGAGGAAGAGCTTAGCTTGATGAGCTCAGTAATGAACAAGCTTTTTGAGAGGGAAAATATTTCCAACATTAGCAGGTCCGCCATAGTAAAGGAAAGAGACAATTTCATTGAACCAGTTGAGGATTCACCCTCCAATGAGGAGGAAAATGACGACGACGATGATGATCTCATAATTAATGTCGTTTCTAATGCAAAAAAACGAACAGCTATGTCTGGGATCAGAGAGTCGAAAAAAGTCTCCACTGAG AAAACTAGACTTAGTGAAAACAAAGTTTCGAAGGATGGAGCAATTCCGAGTGCAAGCAAGTTGCAGAAAAAGAATGCTTTGCATGCTGAAAAGAAGAGGAAACCGAACAGAGATGATAAACATGAAATCCCTTCTCTTTCATCTCAACTGAGAATGAATTCGCAGTGTGATGAGATTGAAGCAGGTTTTGAGGAGGATGATGAAACTGATGATGACCTCGTAATTAATGTGGCGTCAACGGAAAACAAAGGGAAGGCTTTGTCAGGAAGCACAAAGCGTGCTAAGGTATCACCAAAACAG AATTTTAAACTGAGTGAGACACAATCAAATGAGAATGAGTGCGAAGAGAAGAAAGATCGTTTACTTCCTAGAAAGAAGATGAAACTAATTTCTACCAAAGAAAGGGATGGAAATGAAGCTGTCTCCACTGTACCTGCTGAGAAGGGACCCCTCATTGCTCAAATGACTGAACAAGATTGTAGTCTCAAACCGTCGAGTACTAGTTGTTTGTGGTCTCAAAAGTCTTCATGGAAGGCACTTGTTGGAGGTAGAGGCGACAGTGCATTCAGTCTCTCCAATATTCTTCAAAATGCTGATACCACTGAGGAACAACACGTTTTTGATGATCCCAAAGTGGACAACACTCTTGATAGCAAGAATGACAAGTTGTCAACACCTGAGAACTCGGAAGGGATGTCAGACAAAATGGAAATAGCGAATGCGATTGCAGAAGCCCAGTCAAATAAACCTAGCATGACTTCAAGTAATACAGGAAGAGGTTCTTCATGGCTCCACAAGTCTTCATGGATTCAATTGGTAAGTGATAAGAGCAAATCCTTTAGTATCTCACAAATTTTGCCTGGCACTACTACTTCACAAGAGCTTGCAAAGCCCACTGGTGAGGATGTGGTGCAGTCTGCTGATGGAAATTATACCAACGAAATGGACCAATTTACGACTGAAGGTGTTGGAAAAGGAGACTTTGTTGAGAGTATTCCGGAAACCAACCCTCAAACTCTTGAGGGCAGTAACGATACTTCTCTCCCAGCTGTTGAGAATATAAGCAACTTTGAACCAGTCAAAGGTTTTGCTGTAGATACTAGCACAGTGGGGACATGTTCATTTATGAGAAGCTCTACTTCATTGAAAGAATGGGCTAAAACTAAGGCTGCCCTAAAAGGGTCAcggaagaagaaaacaaaaggcGATTCAATATAG